From the genome of Winogradskyella forsetii, one region includes:
- a CDS encoding mechanosensitive ion channel family protein, with translation MSIAQQSATETITESISNYYNTFLEVLPRIALGILVIIVGVLIAKLLTNIYRRRILKKANDPLMARFLAQSIKIILTLIAILIALQVAGLSGVATGILTAAGGAAIVLGFAFQDIGKNFLAGIILAFNRPFNINDTIKVDDLFGKVKALNFRYMHLKTFDGRDIYVPNSDVLTKPVENYTADGFFRNDFVVGIGYEDDIDTAKQIINTILDQDEDIVHDIDHENFVFEDELAASTVNLKVFFWVNTLDYRKSAIIVRGNLIREVKQKLEDAGINLPADIKELKLYGNEKDIPLRVIQDAGNSSEKGRDK, from the coding sequence ATGTCAATCGCTCAACAATCCGCAACAGAAACCATAACAGAATCCATTTCCAATTATTATAATACCTTTCTTGAGGTTTTACCGCGTATAGCCCTCGGTATTCTTGTAATCATTGTAGGCGTCCTCATTGCAAAACTACTCACGAATATTTATAGAAGACGTATCCTAAAAAAAGCCAATGATCCCTTAATGGCAAGGTTTCTAGCGCAATCTATAAAAATTATCCTAACGCTCATTGCAATTTTAATAGCGCTACAGGTGGCTGGTTTAAGTGGAGTTGCAACGGGTATTTTAACGGCTGCTGGAGGCGCAGCTATTGTATTGGGATTTGCATTTCAGGATATTGGGAAAAACTTTTTGGCTGGAATTATTTTAGCTTTTAACAGACCTTTTAATATTAATGACACTATTAAAGTAGACGATTTATTTGGAAAGGTTAAAGCTTTAAATTTCAGATATATGCATTTGAAAACTTTTGATGGCAGAGATATCTATGTTCCCAATAGTGATGTCCTTACTAAGCCTGTTGAAAATTATACTGCTGACGGCTTCTTTAGAAATGATTTTGTAGTTGGTATTGGGTATGAAGATGATATTGATACTGCTAAACAAATAATTAATACCATTTTAGATCAAGATGAAGATATTGTTCACGACATAGACCATGAGAATTTTGTTTTTGAAGACGAACTTGCAGCAAGTACCGTGAATTTAAAAGTATTTTTTTGGGTAAATACACTGGATTATAGAAAATCAGCAATCATTGTAAGAGGAAATCTTATTAGGGAAGTCAAACAGAAACTCGAAGATGCTGGCATTAATTTACCTGCCGATATCAAAGAGCTTAAGTTATATGGTAATGAGAAAGATATTCCTTTACGCGTTATCCAAGATGCTGGTAATTCAAGTGAAAAAGGAAGAGATAAATAA